TTGCATAGACGTCATAAAGACTCGATTAATGCCGAATTTATCGTAGATGGGTTTGAGCGTTATGACAAGCCCGGTTGTCGTGCAGTTGGGTATAGGTGTTATAAAGCCTCTCCAACCTCTCTTCTCCTTCTGCCTAGATAAGAGAGCAACGTGCTCAGTATTAACCCCAGGGACAAGGATAGGAACATCAGGCTCGTATCTGAAGGCTGAAGCCGTACTTACAACAGGTTTCTCCTTTGCATACTTAGGCTCAAGTAGGACAGCTTGATCAGACTCTAAAGCTGTAAATACCAAGTCGCAGTCATCCACTTTCATCGTGGAGGCGTCCTCCACCTTCATCTTCAAAACCTCTGGGCTGGGCTCCTCGTCGCAGAACCAACCCAATGAACCGCCCTCACGCCTAAGGGCTTCCTCATATGTCTTACCCGCCGATTTCTGTGAAGCAGCCAGCTTAGCTATAGTGAACCAAGGATGCTTCTGAAGAGCCACCACAAACTGCTGGCCAACGACGCCGGTAGCCCCCACTATAGCGACCGAACGCATACTACTACCCTTCTCTACACCAAAAGATATTCTTTGTGTCTAAACTACGCATATCGCCCTCATACAATTATGCTTCAAACAAAACGTAAAAATAAGTAGTAACAACCCCCTCATTAATGAGCTCCGGTGGTGTAGCCCGGTCAAGCATAGCGGCCTTACCAAATAAAAGGGGGCCAGTCGAGTCGCTGATCGCGGGTTCAAATCCCGCCCGGAGCACCACATTCACAGAAGCGGTTGGCTACGACTTACCCTGTGAAGCAGAAGATAAATATTTGTCTCTTTGCCCTTCATTAGAGAGTAGGATGAAAGGTGTTACTGGTTTAAGTGTAGCTCTAATCGCAGCAGCCTTTCTAATTTCTATATGTGTGTATCCCTATCTTCCAGAGATGGTAGCTTCACATTGGAATGCGATGGGCGAGGTTGACGGCTACTTACCTAGGTTTTGGGGTGCTTTTCTCGTGCCCCTTATCATGGTTGGGCTCTACCTTCTCTTCCTAGCAATACCTCGAATCGATCCCCTAAAGGAGAACATTATGCAGTTCATAAGCTACTATTACGGGTTTGTTGTGGTTATGCTGCTGTTTATGTTTATCATCCATAATCAAGTCACACTTTGGAATCTAGGGTTTGCCATCAGCCCCAACATAATTCTCCCAATAGGCATCGGCGTGTTATTCATCTATGTCGGGCTACTGCTTGGTAAGGCGAAGAGGAATTGGTTCATCGGCATCCGAACACCTTGGACTTTAAGTAGCGATGCGGTCTGGGCTAAGACTCATAGGATCGGTGGACGCCTCTTTATGTTCGCCGGTGTAATCTCTATTGTGGGTGTCCTCTTACCAGACTATGCGTTTTTGTTTATTCTCTTACCAATCTTAGTGGTAGCTTTCTACACGATAGCATACTCTTACTTCGCTTATCAGGATGAGATTAAAAAGGCTGCTGAGTAGCGTGGCTTATTCTGGCTGTTTCTTAGTAGAGGGGAGATCAAGGATCATTCTAACGACCCCTAGCTCAGACATACTGTATTTGAAACCCAGTTTCTCCCCAACGTGTATCATGATTCTGTTGTCCGGTAGGCAGTAGATCTTGAGC
This genomic stretch from Nitrososphaerota archaeon harbors:
- the asd gene encoding aspartate-semialdehyde dehydrogenase yields the protein MRSVAIVGATGVVGQQFVVALQKHPWFTIAKLAASQKSAGKTYEEALRREGGSLGWFCDEEPSPEVLKMKVEDASTMKVDDCDLVFTALESDQAVLLEPKYAKEKPVVSTASAFRYEPDVPILVPGVNTEHVALLSRQKEKRGWRGFITPIPNCTTTGLVITLKPIYDKFGINRVFMTSMQAVSGAGRSPGVLALDIIDNIIPYIPKEEEKVQTETLKILGELGAGGIEYAPFKVSCTCTRVNVRDGHTESVFVSAQRSLTVEGVKEAMDEAGSDLKKLKLPSAPNKMIHVLDDPFRPQPRLDRNREDGMATTVGRIRLDEALENGVKYVLVSHNTKMGAAKGAVLVAELLEVKGFLD
- a CDS encoding SdpI family protein translates to MKGVTGLSVALIAAAFLISICVYPYLPEMVASHWNAMGEVDGYLPRFWGAFLVPLIMVGLYLLFLAIPRIDPLKENIMQFISYYYGFVVVMLLFMFIIHNQVTLWNLGFAISPNIILPIGIGVLFIYVGLLLGKAKRNWFIGIRTPWTLSSDAVWAKTHRIGGRLFMFAGVISIVGVLLPDYAFLFILLPILVVAFYTIAYSYFAYQDEIKKAAE